Part of the Oncorhynchus masou masou isolate Uvic2021 chromosome 24, UVic_Omas_1.1, whole genome shotgun sequence genome is shown below.
AGAAGatacatttcggttgaatgcattcagttgttccCTTTGCAATCctcacacaaaaaaactattttgTGTTCTAAGTGTGTATTCAGCCAGTAGTTAGAGACAGCCCTATCATTGGCTGCTTTGCAGAACTTCAAATCAAGCTGTATGTATATtgtacatttcagacatggatgcaACACAATGCACTTCACAGAATATATATCTTGTTTATAATAAATgttttactacacaacaaacatacaAGGATAAAAAACAAAAGAATAACAATAAAAACTGAGAATAAAAAAGCACCgtaaggaaaagcaaagctaaaacGTTGTTATAGCATCTCTTTTAAATAAGTCCAAAGTTTCGGCCCCCCTCAgattctctggcaggctattccagaggctgaggGCATAATAattaaaggctgcctctccatgcctcttggtccaaGGCTTTGGaatagttaaaaggccagtgccagaggacctgagggaactactgggtacataacttaaaagcatgtctgacatgtattggggtgaACAATcgtgggggcggcagggtagcctagtggttagagtgttggactagtatccgaagggttgcaagttcaaatccctgagctgacaaggtacaaatctgtcattctgccaaaAACACAATTGTTATAGTGGAAAAACCTGATTTAGGCATTTAGAATTAAATGTGGGAGTGGAGCTTTTCTAGATAAGTGATGACACCATGTGTCTTCAAAATGATTCGCCAATTATTATTTGACAGTTTCCATCATTATTTTCTCAATAAAGAATGTTTGACAAGAAAAATCCACCACAGTCGAACAGATAAAAATGTTGTCGATCTTCGGAAAATTTCTCCATTACACATGTCGCAAATATTAGTTTTTTTGCGACATTGCTTTGGCCGATTAAACCTGGTTCACCTAGTGAGTGTCCATCTGtatgacctcctctctctcactctctctccagacGTCATCATGGACTCCTTCAGTACTAAGAGCCTGGCCCTTCAGGCCCAGAAGAAGCTGATGAGCAAGATGGCCACCAAGAGCGTGGCCAACTTGTTCATTGATGACACCAGCAGCGAGGTGCTGGACGAGCTCTACCGAGTCACCAAGGAGTACACACGCAACCGCAAGGAGGCCCAGAAGGTCATCAAGAACCTCATCAAGATGGTGGTGAAGCTGGGTGTCCTCTACCGCAACAACCAATTCAGCGGGGAGGAACTGGTGCTGGTCGAGGGCTTCAGGTTGATTTATGATTGATGTATTTAGTAATTATGGCTGTAGATAAACTCTCAAACTATTGTATACTTTCAGCCAGTGATTTTGAAAGTGGTGCTCATGAGGCGAAAGGGgtccctgtttttgttttgtgtactacgtcatcaaATTGTGTACTAAGTCATCCAGTTGTGTACTATGTTACACATTTGTTATGCTTAAGATCCTGGAGTGCATCTTTTAATAGAAGTATAATAGTCTTTGATTAGGGTTGCCAACCCTGGTTGTTGAGGGCTGTAATTTGCACAGGTTTTTATTCCAGCCCTAATGAAAACAATTGTGTTGGGCTGAGAGAAAAAAACTGTGGCCCTCTGAGAAATGGGATGTCCTTTGCCATCTACTGTACCTAAGCCATCATGCATAACAACAATGGCCACCGTCTCCTTTCCAGGAAGAAGGTCCACACACTGGCCATGACAGCTGTCAGCTTCCACCAGATCGAGTTCACATTCGACCGGCGTGTGATGAGCGCCATCCTGAATGAGTGCCGTGAGCTGCTGCACCAGGCCATCAACCGCCACCTAACAGCCAAGAGCCACTCGCGAGTCAACCACGTGTTCAACCAATTCGCAGACTGTGACTTCCTGGCAGCTCTCTACGGCCCCTCTGAGGTGTACCGCAACCACCTGCAGAGGATTTGCGATGGTGTCAATAAGATGCTGGACGAGGGCAACCTTTAACCCCCCCCCAGAGGACCTTTTGACCCCTTCCCTTTGACCTTTGAGGCCTTACCTGGTGGTGTGACATTCACCACATGGTTGCCGCTtggcttttttattttattttatagacAAACATTATGCATAGTGGACATTTGACATTTTGCCCCTCCGACATTACTGTACAACACTGAAGGATGTTCCAGGCTAGTTAGTCCAAAGTTTCTTCTACGCCTCTTTATTTAAAGGAACAACATGGACCTCTTCAGTGAATGTATATTACAAGCTTTTGTCAATCATTTCCAGTCATAGGACTTCACCAATATCTTGGAACTGTCTTTTTTTCTCCAATGGCTGTCTGTCCCCTGGAAGGTCTCCCAACCACAGCTTGAAGATCATATGTATGAGTAGTCAATTGAATGGGCTGAAATGCTTTTAGAGTGAAGAGGACAATGGTAGATGTTAACCTACTTCAGGACAACCATACGGGACTCTGTTGTTAGACAGGAGTGCCACTTGAGGTTAAAACGGCACTAATTGTTTTGCAATAATTCACGTAACAGACCAATAATCCAGTTTCAGCATTTGCACTCCATATCCTAAGTAAGTCTACACTTTGTTTGGATCAAAATACCTTTTGCCTGCTTTGGCCCTAATTACCTGTTTTTATTACAATCACACCAAAGAGCGTATCATTTGGGTCATGGGGGCTATAAACATGGAGGAAGTTGATTGTGCTGTGCAACCTAATTGTCACAGAGCTGCTGACTCGTCGGCTCTTTAACTTCATCTGAGCTGAACCGAAACCCCTACCCAGCAAACACTTTGATTTCTGCGCAGCCGAGACCGACTCCATATACAGTCATGTTAATGACTGGAGGATATGGGAAAGGGAAGTAGGTTGCCTTTGTTGCTGAGGCCCAGGCTGTTTCGTCACGTAACATAGTATTATGGATTAGAGcagagactaaaacaataccGGATTGTACCTACCATTATTCTATTAATTATTCCCCCACTCCAGGCCAATAATAGCCTACCTACAGCTAATCCATTCCAACACCCCAGCCTCCAtttaatgggattgagatcacATCTTTGCTTGGTGCACGTCCTATTTGGGAGTGAAGTTGTTTTTTTAATGAACCATTTAGATTGTTGTTTAGTTTGTTATATAGTACTACCCTGCACATAATGGATGTTATTTTCTTTTCTAGGCCaatctgtgtgtttttttgtatGGCTGAGCCTGTCTAGGAGACTGCGCTGTGTCCTCATTTAGTATTCTCAGTGACAGTGTGTACCTGTGAGGAGCTGCAGCAGATAGTTGTAATGAGCGCTGTGTTCTCCAGGatctgctgtctctctcgctctcttctctgtcaCAGAAACCtctctggtctgtactgtagcaATTCTGccaaagagaggaaagggagagagaggcaatCTCGGCAATCGCGATAAGGACCTTTCCAAAGGAACATTAGGGTAATCGGTATGCACTTGATGAAGATTGTTTTcaaaaaatgtgtttgttttgttaTTCCCTCCCATTTTATTTCAAGATGTGGTCTCCATTTGACTTCATCCTCCTACATCTGGGGGAGTTGTATTAAGTGAACGCTCGCAGGACTAGAAAATTGAAGTCCCAGAATAGTTGAGATGGGTTAGTTCTTAAATGTCAACGATGCCGTTCTTTCCAATCACAACAGTTCTCAGGTTTAAGTCTCAGAGCTTGTGCTCATGACACACTTACTAGCGTTGGACACAATGTTGGAGGATTAAATACGGACCAATATCTGCTTCGTACATTTTACATTAGCTCACAAAAGATACATTATTTGAAGTAATGTTGTATTTCTACCAGTGGAAAGTGAAATATTTTCTGTATTATTTGTTATATGTTGTTGTACgtgtgtttgttttagtgtgcCTTCTCGATACTAGACATGACGAATATACATGATTACTCCTATTTTTAAATAAATTGTTTGTCTTTTCTTGATAAAGCACCACTTATTTTCCATTGTAATGCTGTTTCAGAAGCTAGATCAAAACATAATCTGTGTGCGTCTGGCCCGGTCAGGACATTGTTAGCCATGTTCCCAAACTAAACACAGGCCTTCCTATCTGACAAACAATTTTTGTTTTGGGTCCTTTTTTCCCTCTAAATGAGTTTCCTAACGGACGTACCCAGGTCAAAGTTAAGCTGGAGGCCAATGAAGCGGAAATGAAGCTTTCCCCTGAGCAGTGATAAAGGCCACAGTAATTCTACCTTGGTCAGGATTCAGGAAATATATTTTCTATCAGCTTGTGAATGGGAAGAGCTTCTATCGTCTCGCTCCAATGCCAGCTGTGTGAAGTAATTCGTAGCTATTGGTTTTCATCATTTACAAAGGACTGTGTCAGGCTAGATTAGCCACTCAAGGCATTTTTGACATGTATTTGGTTCCTACTTGTAAAGGAATTATTGTAAAGACCTGAAATGGTACTGGTAATTGTCCAATCATTTATTTTGTTTTTCTCCCCAGTGTGACTTGCTTTGAACTTTGGACCTGCCAGTCCTTGACTTGATTATCAAAGTGGATATTAATGTGAACTTCAATACATTTTGGTATGAAGCTTCCTTCCATTAAGGCATGATTATAATTTGTACACAATGAACCAACTACAAAGGAGAAGTCATCTTAAGAAGGGAGGCAGCTGAACCGTGCAGGCCTGTGAAGACCTCATTAGTCAGTCCACTCACATTCATTTAGGCCATGTGTTAACTATACTGTATGGAATGAGTATCTACCCCAACCCTGTACCAGACACATCACAGCTTGGCATCCTAATCAACTGCATCCATAGAGATGAGTTTTAAAGGGATAGATCACTCCAAAATAATTTTTGGGATATTTTCAGACCTCTAAAATGGTTGAATGGCATGAGTCACATGCCATCCGCTGTGTAGCTCCAATCATTTTAATGTCCTGAAAGGGTAATGCACCTGCAGTATTGTTTTATATACAAGCAAAACTCAGAAATCCACAGAGCACTTTTACTTGATGTTCGAGGTACACGGCACTACATTCCAGTTCATATGCTGAATTGTTATTGAGTTTCATACATGCTTGAGTTTCTTTtcctatgtacagttgaagttggaaatttatatgcaccttagccaaatccttttaaactcagtttttcacaattcctgacatttaatcctagtaaaaatgccctgtcttaggtcagttagatcatcactttattttaagaatgcgaaaattcagaataatagtagagaattatttatttcagcttttatttctttcatcacattcccagtgggtaagaagttttcatacactcaattagtatttggtagcattgcctttaaattgtttaacttggatcaaatgtttcaggcttcccacaataagttgagtgaatttcaacagagctggtgtaactgtgttaggtttgtaggcctccttgctcacacacgctttttcagttctgcccacaattttctataggattggggtcagtgctttgatggccactccaat
Proteins encoded:
- the LOC135512690 gene encoding tumor necrosis factor alpha-induced protein 8-like protein 1 isoform X1 gives rise to the protein MSCHNVPLSHCHLADVIMDSFSTKSLALQAQKKLMSKMATKSVANLFIDDTSSEVLDELYRVTKEYTRNRKEAQKVIKNLIKMVVKLGVLYRNNQFSGEELVLVEGFRKKVHTLAMTAVSFHQIEFTFDRRVMSAILNECRELLHQAINRHLTAKSHSRVNHVFNQFADCDFLAALYGPSEVYRNHLQRICDGVNKMLDEGNL
- the LOC135512690 gene encoding tumor necrosis factor alpha-induced protein 8-like protein 1 isoform X2 translates to MDSFSTKSLALQAQKKLMSKMATKSVANLFIDDTSSEVLDELYRVTKEYTRNRKEAQKVIKNLIKMVVKLGVLYRNNQFSGEELVLVEGFRKKVHTLAMTAVSFHQIEFTFDRRVMSAILNECRELLHQAINRHLTAKSHSRVNHVFNQFADCDFLAALYGPSEVYRNHLQRICDGVNKMLDEGNL